A genomic stretch from Malus domestica chromosome 15, GDT2T_hap1 includes:
- the LOC103415474 gene encoding UPF0481 protein At3g47200-like isoform X2 — MPVMPAELRLEMPVSMEMQVMPAERKVEREYEVRITISGGKMEEVDEAPHDIENQKDPLLEEVGKLSPLSPLRCIYRVPKRLRQGNKEAYTPQVVSIGPLHHGEEPLKGMEEHKLRYLQSFLDRTGVSCCDYIQMIKNQEGRLRGFYAEFVELGSDEFVRIVLVDAAFVIVFLLRHYYIYASSSQGEDDYFQGEDGEDDYFQGEDDYIFNNPGMLEDVIPDLWLLENQLPFFILQDLFKRFSSSSSHQLPSLLKISYHLFESEIDGRGKVKNFAKICYSGEEVQHFVDLIRILYLPPETTSTSETTDTPKTTWCDRMLVRSWCDRMLVRLLTCGYTPTDKPNATATPNVTELHQAGVKFVVGEGSSVFDIKFSGGILEIPKLRVDDTTDLKLRNILAFEQCHHREEYYLANYVFLMKRLVKIPKDVQLLVEKGIIENWLGDTQKICTLLHDLGTGMTVDNRDLTLLCNDLIEYREKPWHEWKVILKQKYFNTPWACLSFVAAATILILTIIQTACSIVSVA; from the exons ATGCCAGTGATGCCAGCCGAACTGCGTTTGGAAATGCCAGTGAGTATGGAAATGCAAGTGATGCCAGCCGAAAGAAAGGTTGAAAGGGAATATGAAGTTCGT ATAACGATCTCAGGCGGTAAAATGGAAGAAGTCGATGAAGCTCCACATGAcatagaaaaccaaaaggatCCACTCCTCGAAGAGGTGGGTAAATTGTCTCCCCTGTCTCCTTTGCGGTGTATCTATAGAGTTCCTAAGCGACTACGGCAGGGAAATAAGGAAGCATATACACCTCAAGTCGTCTCTATAGGCCCACTTCACCATGGCGAGGAACCCTTAAAAGGCATGGAAGAGCACAAATTAAGGTACCTGCAAAGTTTTCTAGATCGAACCGGGGTAAGCTGCTGTGATTATATACAAATGATAAAGAACCAAGAGGGAAGGTTGCGAGGTTTTTATGCAGAATTCGTTGAGCTTGGCAGTGATGAATTTGTAAGAATTGTTTTAGTGGATGCCGCCTTCGTCATTGTGTTCTTATTGAGGCACTATTACATATACGCTTCAAGTTCTCAAGGTGAAGATGATTACTTTCAAGGCGAAGATGGCGAAGATGATTACTTTCAAGGTGAAGATGATTACATATTTAACAACCCTGGGATGCTGGAGGATGTGATTCCGGACTTGTGGTTGCTGGAAAATCAACTGCCATTCTTCATTCTTCAGGATCTTTTCAaacgtttttcttcttcttcctcacatCAGCTGCCTTCGTTACTCAAAATTTCCTACCATTTATTTGAAAGCGAAATTGATGGACGGGGAAAGGTAAAGAATTTTGCCAAAATATGTTATTCTGGAGAAGAAGTACAACATTTTGTTGATCTGATAAGAATTCTATACCTGCCACCTGAAACCACATCCACATCCGAAACTACAGACACACCCAAAACCACTTGGTGCGACCGGATGCTAGTGCGCTCTTGGTGCGACCGGATGCTAGTGCGCTTACTGACGTGTGGGTATACACCCACAGACAAACCCAACGCCACAGCCACACCCAACGTGACAGAGCTACACCAGGCTGGAGTCAAGTTTGTGGTAGGAGAAGGCAGCAGTGTATTTGACATAAAATTCTCGGGTGGGATCCTCGAGATTCCAAAGTTAAGAGTGGACGATACCACAGATCTGAAACTCAGAAATATCCTTGCTTTTGAACAATGCCATCACAGAGAGGAGTATTACCTAGCTAATTATGTTTTCCTTATGAAGCGTCTCGTGAAAATCCCAAAGGATGTGCAATTGCTTGTTGAGAAGGGAATTATTGAAAATTGGTTAGGTGATACCCAGAAGATATGTACTTTGCTTCATGACCTTGGCACCGGGATGACGGTTGACAACCGGGATCTTACCCTTCTTTGTAACGATCTGATAGAATACCGCGAAAAGCCCTGGCACGAATGGAAGgtaattttgaaacaaaaatattttaacacGCCTTGGGCCTGCCTTTCTTTTGTTGCTGCTGCTACTATCCTCATACTCACTATCATACAAACAGCATGCTCTATTGTATCTGTTGCTTAA
- the LOC103400203 gene encoding uncharacterized protein isoform X2 gives MGWGNMYKRRMKVCTVAFLIYLDYKALQQREKWTNKTKTDALWENAHKRNAKRLLSLIVELEGLWVKLGQYLSTRADVLPEAYICLLKQLQDSLPPRPLEEVCQTIKRELGKSMNELFLDFVDVPLATASIAQVHRATLLNGREVVVKVQHEGIKTIILEDLKNAKSIVDWIAWAEPQYNFNPMMDEWCKESPKELDFNHEAENTRTVAKNLGCDTKCDDNTRADRVDVLIPEVIQSTEKVLISEFMDGIRINDIEALEEFGVDKQKVVEEITRAYAHQIYVDGFFNGDPHPGNFLVSKELPYRPILLDFGLTKKLSSSFKKALAKMFLASTEGDHVALLSAFAEMGLKLRLDIPEQAMEITSILFRSTTPAKESHVDAFPGDIVIFSRVLNLLRGLSSTMNVRIVYQEIMRPFAESVLQGNISRGPMENDHWVYDTPAHSNVEAKLRQLLVELGNNNKILGVQVCAYKDGEVIIDTAAGVLGRYDPRPVQPDSLFPVFSATKGITAGMLHWLVDTGKLNLEEDVANIWPEFGSFGKHNIKVHHVLNHTSGLHNAAADLIENPLLISDWEECLNRVALSEPETEPGQEQLYHYLTFGWICGGIIEHASKRKFKEILEEAFVRSLQIEGEFYIGIPPGVESRLATLTPDTEELKKLSGIRGRPDMPSTFQPELATALPVLFNMLNVRRAMIPAANGHFSARALARYYAALADDGVVPPPHSSSSKPALGSHSHIPKFPAQPSPKQQKGNRSKKIAAAFRSMRTSKYEKTPQDSKDQDIGSHSRNTSSDSNTCNASDNVLDEIVVNPSPQKDGTKIFSNPRIHDAFMGVGEYAHLAKPDGKFGLGFRRYYSQDGSLIGFGHSGMGGSTAFCDIKNRLSIAVTLNKMVFGAETGKIVHFICSELNIPVPADYLRFAETAPSDGKPLIN, from the exons ATGGGATGGGGAAACATGTACAAAAGACGCATGAAAGTATGCACAGTTGCTTTTCTGATATACCTAGATTACAAG GCTCTGCAGCAAAGAGAAAAATGGACTAACAAAACTAAAACAGATGCTTTATGGGAAAATGCGCATAAGCGAAATGCTAAACGTCTTCTCAGTTTGATAGTGGAGTTGGAAggtttgtgggtgaaacttggGCAGTATCTGTCTACACGGGCAGATGTACTTCCTGAGGCATACATATGCCTTCTCAAGCAATTACAGGACTCTCTTCCTCCTCGTCCTTTGGAAGAG GTTTGTCAAACTATAAAGAGAGAGTTGGGGAAGTCAATGAATGAGTTGTTCTTAGACTTTGTAGATGTTCCTTTGGCAACAGCATCA ATCGCACAAGTCCACCGTGCCACCCTGCTCAACGGGCGGGAAGTAGTTGTTAAAGTTCAACATGAGGGGATCAAGACAATTATATTGGAG GACTTGAAGAATGCAAAGTCAATTGTTGACTGGATAGCATGGGCAGAGCCTCAGTACAATTTTAATCCTATGATGGATGAATGGTGCAAAGAATCTCCCAAAGAGCTTGACTTCAATCATGAAGCTG AGAACACCAGAACAGTGGCTAAAAATCTTGGCTGCGATACCAAATGTGATGATAACACACGTGCCGATCGAGTGGATGTCTTGATTCCAGAGGTTATTCAG TCAACAGAGAAAGTCCTCATTTCAGAGTTTATGGATGGTATTCGTATAAATGACATAGAAGCGCTGGAAGAATTTGGTGTTGACAAACAAAAGGTTGTTGAAGAAATCACACGTGCATATGCCCATCAAATATATGTTGATGGTTTTTTTAATGGAGACCCTCATCCTG GAAACTTTCTTGTGAGCAAGGAACTTCCATATCGTCCTATTTTGCTTGATTTTGGGCTTACAAAGAAATTATCAAGCTCTTTTAAAAAAGCACTTGCAAAGATGTTCTTGGCTTCTACCGAG GGGGACCATGTTGCTCTATTGTCTGCTTTTGCAGAAATGGGACTTAAGTTGCGCCTAGATATTCCAGAGCAGGCAATGGAAATAACAAGTATATTATTCCGAAGTACAACACCTGCCAAAGAGTCTCAT GTAGACGCATTCCCTGGTGATATTGTAATCTTTTCACGAGTTCTCAATCTTCTCAGAG GGCTTTCTTCCACAATGAATGTCCGGATTGTATATCAAGAGATCATGAGACCATTTGCTGAATCCGTTCTACAAGG AAACATTAGTAGGGGACCAATGGAAAATGATCACTGGGTCTATGACACACCTGCCCACTCTAATGTGGAGGCCAAGCTGAGGCAACTCCTAGTTGAGCTGGGGAATAACAATAAAATACTTGGAGTCCAG GTATGTGCCTACAAAGATGGGGAAGTTATTATTGACACTGCTGCTGGAGTGCTTGGTAGATATGATCCTCGTCCAGTTCAGCCCGACAGCCTTTTCCCAGTTTTTTCTGCTACAAAGGGTATAACGGCTGGAATGTTACATTGGCTGGTAGACACTGG AAAATTGAACCTCGAGGAAGATGTAGCAAATATATGGCCAGAATTTGGATCATTTGGAAAACATAACATAAAG GTCCATCATGTCCTTAACCATACCTCTGGACTGCACAATGCTGCGGCAGACCTCATAGAAAACCCTTTGCTTATCTCAGACTGGGAGGAGTGTTTAAACCGCGTTGCCCTTTCAGAACCTGAGACTGAACCTGGCCAGGAGCAGCTGTATCACTACCTAACTTTTGGTTGGATATGCGGTGGAATCATTGAG CATGCATCGAAGAGGAAATTCAAGGAGATTCTTGAAGAAGCATTTGTTCGTTCCCTCCAAATAGAAGGGGAGTTTTATATCGGAATACCTCCAG GTGTGGAATCTCGACTTGCAACCCTTACACCCGATACAGAAGAGCTGAAGAAGCTTTCAGGGATTAGGGGTCGTCCTGATATGCCCTCCACTTTCCAGCCAGAGCTCGCAACTGCATTGCCCGTTCTATTTAACATGCTAAACGTTCGTCGTGCCATGATACCTGCAGCTAATGGACATTTCTCAGCCCGTGCACTTGCACGTTACTATGCAGCCTTAGCTGATGACGGTGTTGTTCCACCGCCTCACTCCTCTTCCTCTAAGCCAGCTCTTGGTAGCCACTCTCACATTCCCAAATTTCCTGCTCAACCGTCACCAAAACAGCAGAAAGGTAACAGAAGCAAAAAGATAGCTGCTGCTTTTAGGAGTATGAGAACTAGTAAGTATGAGAAGACTCCACAAGATAGCAAGGACCAGGACATTGGTAGTCACAGTAGAAACACAAGCAGCGACAGTAACACTTGCAACGCAAGTGACAACGTGTTGGATGAGATCGTTGTGAATCCTAGTCCTCAAAAGGATGGCACTAAGATATTTAGCAACCCCAGAATTCATGATGCTTTCATGGGTGTCGGCGAATATGCACATTTGGCTAAACCAGATGGGAAATTTGGACTGGGATTTAGGAGGTATTATTCCCAGGACGGGTCCCTTATTGGCTTTGGCCACTCAGGAATGGGTGGCTCAACTGCTTTCTGTGACATAAAAAATAGGCTCTCCATTGCTGTAACGTTGAATAAAATGGTGTTTGGGGCAGAGACCGGAAAGATAGTACACTTCATTTGTTCAGAGTTAAATATTCCAGTGCCGGCGGATTATTTGAGATTCGCAGAAACGGCACCTAGTGATGGAAAACCTCTGATTAATTGA
- the LOC103400203 gene encoding uncharacterized protein isoform X1 gives MGWGNMYKRRMKVCTVAFLIYLDYKALQQREKWTNKTKTDALWENAHKRNAKRLLSLIVELEGLWVKLGQYLSTRADVLPEAYICLLKQLQDSLPPRPLEEVCQTIKRELGKSMNELFLDFVDVPLATASIAQVHRATLLNGREVVVKVQHEGIKTIILEDLKNAKSIVDWIAWAEPQYNFNPMMDEWCKESPKELDFNHEAENTRTVAKNLGCDTKCDDNTRADRVDVLIPEVIQSTEKVLISEFMDGIRINDIEALEEFGVDKQKVVEEITRAYAHQIYVDGFFNGDPHPGNFLVSKELPYRPILLDFGLTKKLSSSFKKALAKMFLASTEGDHVALLSAFAEMGLKLRLDIPEQAMEITSILFRSTTPAKESHETMKSLADQRAKNMKVIQDKMQLNQKEAKRFNPVDAFPGDIVIFSRVLNLLRGLSSTMNVRIVYQEIMRPFAESVLQGNISRGPMENDHWVYDTPAHSNVEAKLRQLLVELGNNNKILGVQVCAYKDGEVIIDTAAGVLGRYDPRPVQPDSLFPVFSATKGITAGMLHWLVDTGKLNLEEDVANIWPEFGSFGKHNIKVHHVLNHTSGLHNAAADLIENPLLISDWEECLNRVALSEPETEPGQEQLYHYLTFGWICGGIIEHASKRKFKEILEEAFVRSLQIEGEFYIGIPPGVESRLATLTPDTEELKKLSGIRGRPDMPSTFQPELATALPVLFNMLNVRRAMIPAANGHFSARALARYYAALADDGVVPPPHSSSSKPALGSHSHIPKFPAQPSPKQQKGNRSKKIAAAFRSMRTSKYEKTPQDSKDQDIGSHSRNTSSDSNTCNASDNVLDEIVVNPSPQKDGTKIFSNPRIHDAFMGVGEYAHLAKPDGKFGLGFRRYYSQDGSLIGFGHSGMGGSTAFCDIKNRLSIAVTLNKMVFGAETGKIVHFICSELNIPVPADYLRFAETAPSDGKPLIN, from the exons ATGGGATGGGGAAACATGTACAAAAGACGCATGAAAGTATGCACAGTTGCTTTTCTGATATACCTAGATTACAAG GCTCTGCAGCAAAGAGAAAAATGGACTAACAAAACTAAAACAGATGCTTTATGGGAAAATGCGCATAAGCGAAATGCTAAACGTCTTCTCAGTTTGATAGTGGAGTTGGAAggtttgtgggtgaaacttggGCAGTATCTGTCTACACGGGCAGATGTACTTCCTGAGGCATACATATGCCTTCTCAAGCAATTACAGGACTCTCTTCCTCCTCGTCCTTTGGAAGAG GTTTGTCAAACTATAAAGAGAGAGTTGGGGAAGTCAATGAATGAGTTGTTCTTAGACTTTGTAGATGTTCCTTTGGCAACAGCATCA ATCGCACAAGTCCACCGTGCCACCCTGCTCAACGGGCGGGAAGTAGTTGTTAAAGTTCAACATGAGGGGATCAAGACAATTATATTGGAG GACTTGAAGAATGCAAAGTCAATTGTTGACTGGATAGCATGGGCAGAGCCTCAGTACAATTTTAATCCTATGATGGATGAATGGTGCAAAGAATCTCCCAAAGAGCTTGACTTCAATCATGAAGCTG AGAACACCAGAACAGTGGCTAAAAATCTTGGCTGCGATACCAAATGTGATGATAACACACGTGCCGATCGAGTGGATGTCTTGATTCCAGAGGTTATTCAG TCAACAGAGAAAGTCCTCATTTCAGAGTTTATGGATGGTATTCGTATAAATGACATAGAAGCGCTGGAAGAATTTGGTGTTGACAAACAAAAGGTTGTTGAAGAAATCACACGTGCATATGCCCATCAAATATATGTTGATGGTTTTTTTAATGGAGACCCTCATCCTG GAAACTTTCTTGTGAGCAAGGAACTTCCATATCGTCCTATTTTGCTTGATTTTGGGCTTACAAAGAAATTATCAAGCTCTTTTAAAAAAGCACTTGCAAAGATGTTCTTGGCTTCTACCGAG GGGGACCATGTTGCTCTATTGTCTGCTTTTGCAGAAATGGGACTTAAGTTGCGCCTAGATATTCCAGAGCAGGCAATGGAAATAACAAGTATATTATTCCGAAGTACAACACCTGCCAAAGAGTCTCAT GAAACAATGAAATCTTTGGCGGATCAAAGAGCAAAAAACATGAAGGTTATACAGGACAAGATGCAACTTAACCAGAAGGAGGCAAAACGCTTTAATCCT GTAGACGCATTCCCTGGTGATATTGTAATCTTTTCACGAGTTCTCAATCTTCTCAGAG GGCTTTCTTCCACAATGAATGTCCGGATTGTATATCAAGAGATCATGAGACCATTTGCTGAATCCGTTCTACAAGG AAACATTAGTAGGGGACCAATGGAAAATGATCACTGGGTCTATGACACACCTGCCCACTCTAATGTGGAGGCCAAGCTGAGGCAACTCCTAGTTGAGCTGGGGAATAACAATAAAATACTTGGAGTCCAG GTATGTGCCTACAAAGATGGGGAAGTTATTATTGACACTGCTGCTGGAGTGCTTGGTAGATATGATCCTCGTCCAGTTCAGCCCGACAGCCTTTTCCCAGTTTTTTCTGCTACAAAGGGTATAACGGCTGGAATGTTACATTGGCTGGTAGACACTGG AAAATTGAACCTCGAGGAAGATGTAGCAAATATATGGCCAGAATTTGGATCATTTGGAAAACATAACATAAAG GTCCATCATGTCCTTAACCATACCTCTGGACTGCACAATGCTGCGGCAGACCTCATAGAAAACCCTTTGCTTATCTCAGACTGGGAGGAGTGTTTAAACCGCGTTGCCCTTTCAGAACCTGAGACTGAACCTGGCCAGGAGCAGCTGTATCACTACCTAACTTTTGGTTGGATATGCGGTGGAATCATTGAG CATGCATCGAAGAGGAAATTCAAGGAGATTCTTGAAGAAGCATTTGTTCGTTCCCTCCAAATAGAAGGGGAGTTTTATATCGGAATACCTCCAG GTGTGGAATCTCGACTTGCAACCCTTACACCCGATACAGAAGAGCTGAAGAAGCTTTCAGGGATTAGGGGTCGTCCTGATATGCCCTCCACTTTCCAGCCAGAGCTCGCAACTGCATTGCCCGTTCTATTTAACATGCTAAACGTTCGTCGTGCCATGATACCTGCAGCTAATGGACATTTCTCAGCCCGTGCACTTGCACGTTACTATGCAGCCTTAGCTGATGACGGTGTTGTTCCACCGCCTCACTCCTCTTCCTCTAAGCCAGCTCTTGGTAGCCACTCTCACATTCCCAAATTTCCTGCTCAACCGTCACCAAAACAGCAGAAAGGTAACAGAAGCAAAAAGATAGCTGCTGCTTTTAGGAGTATGAGAACTAGTAAGTATGAGAAGACTCCACAAGATAGCAAGGACCAGGACATTGGTAGTCACAGTAGAAACACAAGCAGCGACAGTAACACTTGCAACGCAAGTGACAACGTGTTGGATGAGATCGTTGTGAATCCTAGTCCTCAAAAGGATGGCACTAAGATATTTAGCAACCCCAGAATTCATGATGCTTTCATGGGTGTCGGCGAATATGCACATTTGGCTAAACCAGATGGGAAATTTGGACTGGGATTTAGGAGGTATTATTCCCAGGACGGGTCCCTTATTGGCTTTGGCCACTCAGGAATGGGTGGCTCAACTGCTTTCTGTGACATAAAAAATAGGCTCTCCATTGCTGTAACGTTGAATAAAATGGTGTTTGGGGCAGAGACCGGAAAGATAGTACACTTCATTTGTTCAGAGTTAAATATTCCAGTGCCGGCGGATTATTTGAGATTCGCAGAAACGGCACCTAGTGATGGAAAACCTCTGATTAATTGA
- the LOC103415474 gene encoding UPF0481 protein At3g47200-like isoform X1 codes for MVSNLWCYCLLQASGPVEEPVSSVMPVMPAELRLEMPVSMEMQVMPAERKVEREYEVRITISGGKMEEVDEAPHDIENQKDPLLEEVGKLSPLSPLRCIYRVPKRLRQGNKEAYTPQVVSIGPLHHGEEPLKGMEEHKLRYLQSFLDRTGVSCCDYIQMIKNQEGRLRGFYAEFVELGSDEFVRIVLVDAAFVIVFLLRHYYIYASSSQGEDDYFQGEDGEDDYFQGEDDYIFNNPGMLEDVIPDLWLLENQLPFFILQDLFKRFSSSSSHQLPSLLKISYHLFESEIDGRGKVKNFAKICYSGEEVQHFVDLIRILYLPPETTSTSETTDTPKTTWCDRMLVRSWCDRMLVRLLTCGYTPTDKPNATATPNVTELHQAGVKFVVGEGSSVFDIKFSGGILEIPKLRVDDTTDLKLRNILAFEQCHHREEYYLANYVFLMKRLVKIPKDVQLLVEKGIIENWLGDTQKICTLLHDLGTGMTVDNRDLTLLCNDLIEYREKPWHEWKVILKQKYFNTPWACLSFVAAATILILTIIQTACSIVSVA; via the exons ATGGTGTCAAACTTATGGTGTTATTGTTTGTTGCAGGCTTCGGGCCCCGTGGAGGAGCCAGTGAGTTCGGTAATGCCAGTGATGCCAGCCGAACTGCGTTTGGAAATGCCAGTGAGTATGGAAATGCAAGTGATGCCAGCCGAAAGAAAGGTTGAAAGGGAATATGAAGTTCGT ATAACGATCTCAGGCGGTAAAATGGAAGAAGTCGATGAAGCTCCACATGAcatagaaaaccaaaaggatCCACTCCTCGAAGAGGTGGGTAAATTGTCTCCCCTGTCTCCTTTGCGGTGTATCTATAGAGTTCCTAAGCGACTACGGCAGGGAAATAAGGAAGCATATACACCTCAAGTCGTCTCTATAGGCCCACTTCACCATGGCGAGGAACCCTTAAAAGGCATGGAAGAGCACAAATTAAGGTACCTGCAAAGTTTTCTAGATCGAACCGGGGTAAGCTGCTGTGATTATATACAAATGATAAAGAACCAAGAGGGAAGGTTGCGAGGTTTTTATGCAGAATTCGTTGAGCTTGGCAGTGATGAATTTGTAAGAATTGTTTTAGTGGATGCCGCCTTCGTCATTGTGTTCTTATTGAGGCACTATTACATATACGCTTCAAGTTCTCAAGGTGAAGATGATTACTTTCAAGGCGAAGATGGCGAAGATGATTACTTTCAAGGTGAAGATGATTACATATTTAACAACCCTGGGATGCTGGAGGATGTGATTCCGGACTTGTGGTTGCTGGAAAATCAACTGCCATTCTTCATTCTTCAGGATCTTTTCAaacgtttttcttcttcttcctcacatCAGCTGCCTTCGTTACTCAAAATTTCCTACCATTTATTTGAAAGCGAAATTGATGGACGGGGAAAGGTAAAGAATTTTGCCAAAATATGTTATTCTGGAGAAGAAGTACAACATTTTGTTGATCTGATAAGAATTCTATACCTGCCACCTGAAACCACATCCACATCCGAAACTACAGACACACCCAAAACCACTTGGTGCGACCGGATGCTAGTGCGCTCTTGGTGCGACCGGATGCTAGTGCGCTTACTGACGTGTGGGTATACACCCACAGACAAACCCAACGCCACAGCCACACCCAACGTGACAGAGCTACACCAGGCTGGAGTCAAGTTTGTGGTAGGAGAAGGCAGCAGTGTATTTGACATAAAATTCTCGGGTGGGATCCTCGAGATTCCAAAGTTAAGAGTGGACGATACCACAGATCTGAAACTCAGAAATATCCTTGCTTTTGAACAATGCCATCACAGAGAGGAGTATTACCTAGCTAATTATGTTTTCCTTATGAAGCGTCTCGTGAAAATCCCAAAGGATGTGCAATTGCTTGTTGAGAAGGGAATTATTGAAAATTGGTTAGGTGATACCCAGAAGATATGTACTTTGCTTCATGACCTTGGCACCGGGATGACGGTTGACAACCGGGATCTTACCCTTCTTTGTAACGATCTGATAGAATACCGCGAAAAGCCCTGGCACGAATGGAAGgtaattttgaaacaaaaatattttaacacGCCTTGGGCCTGCCTTTCTTTTGTTGCTGCTGCTACTATCCTCATACTCACTATCATACAAACAGCATGCTCTATTGTATCTGTTGCTTAA